A genome region from uncultured Tolumonas sp. includes the following:
- the glgX gene encoding glycogen debranching protein GlgX, with amino-acid sequence MVSAPKKLSAGHCRQLGATPEGHGTNFAIWGRLAKSMELLLFHSEKDEQPDIITLSEEQYRSGYYWHVHVAGVTAGQLYAWRVKEAFSNAPGTHFDPEKVLLDPYGQRIVLSENYGRQLSAKPGSNLHCCAKNAVVDLRHYDWEDDHYPRHPLSRSVIYEMHVGGFTKDPSSGLPDFLRGTYAGVISKIPYLQELGITAVELLPIFQFDPQDARPGKSNYWGYSPMGFFAPHAEYASVGSHLGVLTEFRDMVKALHKANIEVILDVVYNHTAEGGDDGPVICFRGLDNDAFYTLDEHYRSTNYSGCGNTLDASHPMTKKMITDSLRFWREEMHVDGFRFDLAAILSRDSYGQPMSDPPTIRTIDNAYSLADAKLFAEAWDAGGLYLVGKMVGDRWREWNGRFRDDVRRFIKGDDGMVSAFATRLIGSPDIYHPQYTDPYKSLNFITCHDGFTLWDLVSYNQKHNEENGENNRDGNNDNYSWNHGVEGQTDDPQINALRLRQVKNFFIINLLSGGTPMIQMGDETLRTQSGNNNVYCQDNPTSWLNWQPGLHGREMLRFVKELMRYRSILKEEPRAFFSLAKALEYAKIDWHGVQPFQPDWSDASHALGLTAYDPGNKADVYAFFNAWWKPLTVTLPAPPHYPQGRWKRVCDTGLLPPADITPLGCEYTEVLTAEYQTEPHSVVVLVCVRNS; translated from the coding sequence ATGGTTTCTGCCCCTAAAAAACTCTCCGCCGGACACTGCCGTCAGCTCGGTGCGACCCCTGAAGGCCATGGCACCAATTTCGCCATCTGGGGGCGGCTTGCCAAATCCATGGAGCTACTGCTGTTCCATTCCGAAAAAGATGAACAACCAGACATCATCACCCTGTCGGAAGAGCAATACCGCTCGGGTTATTATTGGCATGTGCATGTCGCAGGCGTCACCGCCGGCCAGCTATATGCGTGGCGAGTCAAAGAGGCTTTTTCAAACGCACCGGGCACGCACTTTGACCCAGAAAAGGTGCTGTTAGACCCTTACGGGCAACGCATCGTGTTGTCGGAAAATTATGGTCGCCAGCTCTCTGCAAAACCCGGCAGTAATCTGCACTGTTGCGCCAAAAACGCAGTGGTCGACTTACGGCATTATGATTGGGAAGATGATCATTATCCCCGCCATCCCCTTTCTCGCTCGGTGATTTATGAAATGCATGTTGGGGGGTTCACCAAAGATCCGTCATCCGGTTTACCTGATTTTTTGCGAGGCACCTATGCCGGCGTGATCAGCAAAATCCCCTATTTGCAGGAATTAGGCATTACTGCTGTCGAATTACTACCGATTTTTCAGTTTGACCCGCAAGATGCCCGGCCGGGAAAAAGTAATTATTGGGGTTACAGCCCGATGGGATTTTTTGCGCCGCATGCAGAATATGCCAGCGTTGGCTCACATCTGGGTGTGTTAACTGAATTTCGTGACATGGTGAAAGCGCTGCACAAAGCCAATATCGAAGTCATTCTCGATGTTGTCTACAACCATACCGCAGAAGGTGGCGATGATGGCCCCGTGATCTGTTTTCGCGGGCTGGATAACGATGCGTTTTATACGCTGGATGAACATTATCGCAGCACCAATTATTCCGGCTGTGGTAACACGTTAGATGCCTCGCATCCGATGACCAAAAAAATGATCACCGATAGCCTGCGTTTCTGGCGCGAAGAGATGCATGTTGATGGTTTTCGCTTTGACTTAGCCGCTATTTTATCCCGCGATAGTTATGGGCAACCGATGAGTGATCCACCGACGATACGCACGATTGATAACGCCTACTCACTCGCAGACGCCAAACTCTTTGCTGAAGCCTGGGATGCTGGCGGACTATATCTGGTTGGGAAAATGGTAGGTGATCGCTGGCGGGAATGGAATGGCCGCTTTCGCGATGACGTACGCCGGTTTATTAAAGGCGATGATGGCATGGTTTCAGCTTTCGCTACACGGCTAATTGGTAGCCCTGATATCTATCACCCGCAATATACCGACCCCTATAAAAGCCTGAATTTTATTACCTGTCATGATGGTTTTACCTTGTGGGATCTGGTCAGTTACAACCAAAAACACAATGAAGAAAATGGGGAAAATAATCGTGACGGCAATAATGATAATTACAGCTGGAATCATGGTGTTGAAGGCCAAACCGATGACCCGCAAATTAATGCGTTACGTTTACGTCAGGTAAAAAACTTTTTTATCATCAATCTGTTATCGGGAGGCACCCCGATGATACAAATGGGTGATGAAACACTGAGAACTCAGTCTGGTAATAACAATGTCTATTGTCAGGATAACCCAACCAGTTGGTTAAACTGGCAACCGGGGTTGCACGGTCGTGAAATGCTACGTTTTGTGAAGGAATTAATGCGCTATCGTTCGATCTTAAAAGAAGAACCACGCGCATTTTTCTCACTGGCAAAAGCACTGGAATACGCCAAGATAGATTGGCATGGCGTGCAACCATTTCAACCAGACTGGAGCGACGCTTCGCATGCGCTGGGCTTAACTGCTTATGACCCAGGCAACAAAGCCGATGTTTACGCTTTTTTTAATGCTTGGTGGAAACCACTGACCGTAACCTTGCCTGCGCCACCGCATTATCCACAAGGGCGCTGGAAACGAGTGTGCGATACCGGGTTGTTGCCACCCGCAGATATTACGCCATTAGGCTGTGAATACACTGAAGTGCTGACGGCTGAATATCAGACCGAGCCACACTCGGTGGTGGTATTGGTTTGTGTGCGTAATAGCTAA
- the lon gene encoding endopeptidase La, translated as MSIENESTTAEVHPKTGLIVPGQERPAQLYILPIQGRPFLPAQVLPVQIQANPWGKTIERVAHTAHKMVALFRIGDDVSDAIPLKDIVPKTGCAVRILQASSGEGEIQFVAEGVQRVEIVNWLTDKPPYLVEVRYMENDQAESETEIKAYAMALIGALKELLPINPLYSEELKHYMNRFSPNDPSPLADLAAAITTASAEELQEVLDTSLLIPRMKKSLAILKKEIEVAKLQTQIREEVNKTISERQREFFLHEQLKVIQKELGLEKDDKTAEVEGFNARMKDKKIPPAVQSRFDEELKKLQILETGSPEYAVTRNYLDWISQVPWGVEKEQRIDLKKARKILDQDHDGLTDVKDRIIEFLAVGAYKNAISGAIMLLVGPPGVGKTSIGHSIASSLDRPFFRFSVGGMRDEAEIKGHRRTYIGAMPGKIVQALKECQVMNPVIMLDEIDKIGISHQGDPASALLETLDPEQNINFLDHYLDLRLDLSKCLFICTANTLDSIPTPLLDRMDTIRLSGYLAEEKLAIARHHLWPRQLEHAGVPNGKLKITDAAIKGIINGYAREAGVRNLEKQLAKIVRKSVVELLNEDAKEINVKASGLEHFLGSPLFRKEKNLSGVGIITGLAWTSLGGATLPIEASVVHQQGRSFKLTGQLGDVMRESAELAYSFISSHLRELGADPQFYDRAAIHLHVPEGATPKDGPSAGITMASALLSLALNRPPVKGFAITGELTLTGHVLAIGGVREKVIAAKRLGIHQIIVPEANQGDVEELPEYVKEGVTFHFASQFRDVAKLLFPVQ; from the coding sequence ATGAGCATTGAAAACGAATCAACAACAGCAGAAGTACATCCTAAAACGGGACTGATCGTCCCCGGTCAGGAACGGCCAGCACAGCTATACATTCTTCCCATTCAAGGTCGTCCTTTTCTTCCGGCACAAGTTTTACCGGTACAAATCCAGGCAAACCCTTGGGGCAAAACCATTGAGCGTGTTGCTCATACGGCACATAAAATGGTTGCCCTCTTCCGTATTGGCGATGATGTAAGTGACGCCATTCCACTAAAAGATATTGTTCCTAAAACCGGCTGCGCCGTGCGAATTTTGCAAGCCAGCAGTGGTGAAGGCGAGATCCAATTCGTGGCAGAAGGGGTTCAGCGAGTTGAAATTGTCAATTGGCTCACGGATAAACCACCCTATCTGGTCGAAGTCCGTTATATGGAAAATGATCAGGCTGAATCAGAAACTGAAATCAAAGCCTATGCCATGGCATTGATCGGTGCATTGAAAGAGTTACTACCGATCAACCCGTTATACAGCGAAGAGCTGAAACACTATATGAACCGTTTCAGCCCGAATGACCCGTCCCCGCTGGCTGATTTAGCCGCAGCAATCACCACTGCCAGTGCCGAAGAATTACAAGAGGTGCTGGACACCTCGCTGTTGATCCCGCGGATGAAAAAGTCGCTGGCGATCCTGAAAAAAGAGATTGAAGTCGCCAAGCTGCAGACGCAGATCCGCGAAGAGGTCAACAAAACCATCAGCGAACGGCAACGTGAGTTCTTTTTGCATGAACAGCTGAAAGTGATCCAAAAAGAATTAGGCTTGGAAAAAGACGATAAAACGGCCGAAGTGGAAGGCTTCAATGCCCGGATGAAAGATAAAAAAATACCGCCCGCCGTACAGAGTCGTTTTGATGAAGAGCTGAAAAAACTGCAAATTCTGGAAACCGGTTCACCCGAATATGCGGTAACACGGAATTATCTCGACTGGATCAGCCAAGTGCCGTGGGGGGTTGAAAAAGAGCAACGCATCGATTTAAAAAAGGCCCGCAAAATCTTGGATCAAGACCATGATGGGCTGACTGATGTCAAAGATCGCATTATCGAATTTCTGGCGGTAGGTGCGTATAAAAATGCCATCAGTGGTGCCATTATGCTGCTGGTTGGCCCCCCGGGCGTAGGTAAAACGTCAATTGGTCATTCCATTGCCAGCAGCTTAGATCGCCCATTCTTCCGCTTTAGTGTCGGTGGTATGCGCGATGAGGCTGAGATCAAAGGGCATCGCCGCACCTATATTGGAGCGATGCCGGGGAAAATTGTGCAGGCATTAAAAGAGTGTCAGGTGATGAACCCGGTCATTATGCTCGATGAAATCGATAAGATCGGGATCAGTCATCAAGGCGATCCGGCCTCTGCCTTGCTGGAAACGCTCGACCCTGAACAGAATATTAACTTCCTCGATCACTATCTTGATTTGCGTCTTGATCTGTCGAAATGCTTATTTATTTGCACGGCCAATACGCTGGATTCGATCCCGACGCCGTTATTAGACCGTATGGATACCATCCGTCTATCCGGTTATTTGGCGGAAGAGAAACTGGCGATTGCCCGTCACCATCTCTGGCCACGCCAGTTGGAACACGCAGGTGTACCGAATGGTAAATTAAAGATCACCGATGCAGCCATAAAAGGCATCATCAATGGGTATGCCCGTGAGGCCGGCGTGCGTAATCTGGAAAAACAGCTGGCAAAAATTGTGCGTAAATCCGTTGTTGAGCTGCTGAATGAAGATGCCAAAGAGATCAATGTCAAAGCCAGCGGACTAGAACATTTCTTGGGCAGCCCCCTATTCCGTAAAGAGAAAAATCTGAGCGGTGTGGGCATTATCACCGGCCTGGCATGGACATCTCTCGGTGGCGCCACCTTGCCGATAGAAGCCAGTGTTGTGCATCAGCAAGGTCGTAGTTTCAAACTGACAGGCCAGTTAGGTGATGTAATGAGAGAGTCCGCAGAGCTGGCCTATAGCTTTATCAGCAGCCATTTACGTGAGCTGGGGGCTGATCCGCAGTTTTATGACCGAGCCGCCATTCATCTGCATGTACCGGAAGGGGCAACCCCCAAAGATGGGCCTAGTGCGGGTATCACCATGGCCAGTGCTCTGCTCTCTTTAGCTTTAAACCGGCCTCCAGTGAAAGGTTTTGCTATCACTGGCGAATTAACGTTAACAGGACATGTGCTGGCCATTGGCGGGGTACGCGAAAAAGTCATTGCCGCCAAACGGCTTGGGATCCACCAAATTATTGTGCCGGAAGCAAATCAAGGCGATGTGGAGGAACTGCCGGAATATGTGAAAGAAGGTGTTACGTTCCACTTTGCCAGTCAGTTCCGTGACGTCGCAAAACTGCTTTTCCCTGTACAATAA
- a CDS encoding HlyD family secretion protein — MTQMNSDTTMDQFDDEFDASRAGASRKKGFIGLAAAIALAGAGYGCYWYFFASSYVSTDNAYTAVELAEVTPAVGGIVKAVNVVDTQQVKKGDVLVVLDDTDARLALAQAAADLGLAKRRVHSYLANDEGLSAQVKAREADEKRAQAQLEAAQADLNRAQVDLQRRQALSASGSVSGEELTNAKNGLAQAQANLSAARAAAAQSSANRLSTIGSKKANAALTVDTTVETNPEVLLAKARYEQAQIDLERTVIKAPVDGTIAKRQVQIGRRVQIGAPLLSVVPTQNIHVDANFKEVELRNVKIGQPVEVTADIYGDKVVYHGTVSGLSGGTGSAFSMIPAQNATGNWIKVVQRLPVRITLDANEMKHRPLQVGLSMEATIDTSAAQVTQAVAEHKVPSANSQG; from the coding sequence ATGACTCAGATGAATTCAGATACCACGATGGACCAATTTGACGATGAGTTTGATGCATCGCGTGCGGGGGCATCTCGTAAAAAAGGCTTTATCGGTCTTGCGGCTGCTATTGCATTGGCTGGTGCGGGTTATGGCTGTTATTGGTATTTCTTTGCTTCCAGTTACGTGTCGACGGATAACGCCTATACCGCGGTTGAGTTGGCAGAAGTGACGCCGGCCGTTGGTGGTATCGTCAAAGCCGTCAACGTGGTAGATACGCAGCAAGTGAAAAAAGGCGATGTATTGGTTGTGTTAGATGACACCGATGCACGTTTAGCGTTGGCGCAAGCGGCGGCAGATCTGGGGCTGGCAAAACGTCGGGTTCACAGTTATCTGGCTAATGATGAAGGATTGTCTGCCCAAGTTAAGGCACGCGAAGCGGATGAAAAACGAGCGCAGGCCCAACTGGAAGCTGCACAAGCTGATTTGAATCGTGCCCAGGTTGATCTGCAACGTCGTCAGGCATTGTCTGCTTCTGGTTCCGTGTCGGGTGAAGAGCTGACGAATGCAAAAAATGGCTTAGCCCAAGCTCAGGCTAATCTGAGTGCAGCCCGTGCGGCAGCGGCACAAAGCAGCGCGAATCGTCTATCCACCATTGGTTCAAAGAAAGCGAATGCAGCGCTGACAGTGGATACGACTGTGGAAACCAACCCGGAAGTGCTGTTGGCGAAAGCCCGTTATGAACAGGCACAAATTGATCTGGAACGTACCGTCATCAAAGCGCCTGTCGATGGCACGATTGCAAAACGTCAGGTACAAATTGGCCGTCGTGTGCAGATCGGCGCTCCTTTGCTGAGCGTGGTGCCGACACAAAATATTCACGTTGATGCCAATTTCAAAGAAGTGGAATTACGCAATGTGAAAATTGGTCAGCCAGTAGAAGTTACTGCTGATATTTATGGTGACAAAGTGGTGTATCACGGCACAGTGAGTGGCTTGTCGGGGGGGACTGGTTCTGCGTTTTCGATGATCCCGGCACAAAATGCAACGGGCAACTGGATCAAAGTCGTTCAGCGTCTGCCGGTTCGTATCACGCTCGATGCCAATGAGATGAAACATCGCCCACTGCAGGTCGGATTATCGATGGAAGCGACCATTGACACTTCTGCTGCACAAGTGACACAGGCTGTTGCGGAACACAAAGTGCCATCGGCTAATTCTCAGGGTTAA
- the rhtA gene encoding threonine/homoserine exporter RhtA codes for MSGTSDKSSVLLPVCLIIIAMISVQSGASLAKLLFPLVGAEGATSLRLGFGALVLSLIYQPWRTSVTRGGLLPLLVYGLVLGGMNFLFYQSIKTLPLGIAVALEFTGPLSVAILSSRRPVDFLWIVLAVLGLLVLLPITASSADINLKGALFAISAGACWALYIVYGKKAGIKNGQSTVAMGTLIAASFFCPIGIAQNGLALFQWSILPIALGVGILSTALPFSLEMMALRRIPSRTFGTLMSLEPAVGAFSGLIILQEHLTLQQWGGMFAIMIASVGATLTIRPIPKKKK; via the coding sequence ATGTCTGGTACGTCTGATAAATCATCTGTTTTACTGCCTGTTTGTTTAATTATTATTGCGATGATTTCTGTGCAAAGCGGAGCTTCATTGGCGAAATTGCTGTTCCCGTTGGTTGGCGCGGAAGGTGCGACATCGTTGCGTTTAGGATTTGGCGCATTAGTTTTATCGCTAATTTATCAACCCTGGCGCACGTCAGTGACGCGAGGTGGCTTATTGCCATTGTTGGTGTACGGCTTGGTGTTGGGCGGAATGAATTTCCTGTTTTATCAATCGATAAAAACCTTACCACTCGGTATTGCGGTTGCGCTGGAGTTTACCGGTCCGTTATCGGTTGCTATTTTGTCTTCCCGTCGTCCGGTCGATTTTTTATGGATTGTTTTGGCTGTGCTCGGGCTATTAGTGTTGTTACCGATCACCGCAAGTAGTGCCGATATTAATCTGAAAGGGGCCCTGTTTGCGATCAGTGCTGGCGCATGTTGGGCTTTGTATATTGTGTACGGAAAAAAAGCCGGCATCAAAAATGGTCAATCAACTGTGGCTATGGGCACCTTGATTGCGGCGAGTTTCTTTTGTCCGATCGGCATTGCGCAGAATGGTTTGGCGTTATTCCAGTGGTCGATTTTACCGATTGCGCTTGGTGTGGGCATCTTATCAACCGCGTTACCTTTTTCACTGGAAATGATGGCACTACGGCGTATTCCTTCCCGTACATTTGGCACGTTGATGAGTTTAGAGCCTGCAGTAGGGGCTTTCTCCGGTTTGATCATTTTGCAGGAACATCTGACGTTGCAACAATGGGGTGGTATGTTCGCGATTATGATAGCGTCGGTAGGGGCTACACTAACCATTAGGCCGATACCCAAAAAGAAAAAATAA
- a CDS encoding efflux transporter outer membrane subunit, which produces MKIQHASRLLRVENWRQFSLLPISVLVLSACAHAPDQNLSAPKAATAYSSDHAFQSDNKVAWPENKWWMRYNDAQLNVMVDEAIHDSPSLKAAAARLQSAEGMAQQAGAARYIQAGMALSASETKVSYQYQAYAPPQNWNDYGSATLNFSYDFDFWGKNKAAVAAATSDFAAAQAESAAANLMLSTSLVQSYAELARLYANRDTAVTALDIRKKTVSLLQQRFSNGLETRGAVRQAEALSANAEAELLNIDESIALQKNALAALLGKGPDRGITISRPNVKLQQTFGLPKEAGIGLLGHRPDVTASRWRAESAAKRIGIAKAQFYPDVSISSFIGYQSFGLNNLTKSGNDAGSIGPAIYLPLFTGGRLQGQLTTAQASYEESVANYNATVTQAFHEVADVVTSSKALNGRLQKTQDAVNAAQDAYQIANNRYRGGLATYLDVLAAEDALLGSQRALVNLQSRAFSLDVALIHALGGGYQAAQS; this is translated from the coding sequence GTGAAAATACAACACGCTTCACGATTACTCAGAGTAGAAAATTGGCGTCAGTTTTCTTTGCTTCCCATCAGTGTTCTGGTGTTAAGTGCTTGTGCTCATGCTCCGGATCAGAATTTATCTGCCCCTAAAGCGGCAACCGCTTATTCATCAGACCACGCCTTTCAGTCCGACAATAAAGTTGCTTGGCCAGAGAACAAATGGTGGATGCGATATAACGACGCTCAGTTAAATGTGATGGTAGATGAAGCCATTCATGATTCTCCTTCATTAAAAGCAGCAGCGGCCCGATTGCAAAGCGCAGAAGGGATGGCACAACAAGCCGGTGCCGCTCGTTATATACAAGCGGGCATGGCGTTATCGGCTTCGGAAACCAAGGTCAGTTATCAATATCAGGCGTATGCGCCACCGCAAAACTGGAATGATTACGGCTCTGCCACGCTGAATTTTAGTTATGACTTCGATTTTTGGGGCAAAAACAAAGCAGCCGTTGCGGCGGCGACTTCGGATTTTGCCGCCGCGCAGGCTGAAAGTGCTGCTGCAAATTTAATGCTTTCAACCTCATTAGTGCAGAGTTATGCCGAGCTGGCCCGTTTATATGCCAACAGAGATACAGCTGTTACCGCCTTAGATATTCGTAAAAAAACAGTCTCGTTACTGCAACAACGCTTTAGTAATGGGCTGGAAACACGAGGCGCGGTGCGTCAGGCCGAAGCCTTGTCTGCCAATGCGGAAGCCGAATTACTGAATATCGACGAATCTATCGCCTTGCAGAAAAATGCTCTGGCCGCGTTGTTAGGCAAAGGCCCGGATCGTGGTATCACGATTTCACGTCCAAACGTCAAATTACAACAAACGTTTGGTTTGCCGAAAGAGGCGGGTATTGGTCTGTTAGGTCATCGCCCGGATGTCACTGCATCACGCTGGCGCGCGGAATCTGCTGCAAAACGGATCGGCATTGCTAAAGCGCAGTTTTATCCGGATGTCAGTATTTCCTCTTTTATCGGTTACCAATCATTTGGCCTGAACAATCTGACTAAGTCGGGTAACGATGCCGGCAGTATTGGCCCGGCGATCTATCTGCCGTTGTTTACCGGAGGGCGTCTGCAAGGGCAGCTCACTACAGCACAAGCCAGCTATGAAGAGTCGGTGGCGAACTACAACGCCACAGTGACGCAAGCGTTTCATGAAGTTGCTGATGTGGTGACCAGCTCTAAAGCCTTAAATGGCCGTTTGCAGAAAACACAAGATGCCGTAAATGCCGCCCAAGATGCCTATCAGATCGCGAATAACCGTTATCGCGGTGGGTTAGCCACTTACCTTGATGTGCTGGCGGCAGAAGATGCGTTGTTGGGTAGCCAGCGGGCTTTGGTGAATTTGCAATCACGCGCGTTCTCTCTTGATGTTGCGTTGATCCACGCGTTAGGCGGCGGTTATCAGGCTGCCCAGTCTTGA
- a CDS encoding TetR/AcrR family transcriptional regulator has protein sequence MRVKSEARRQAIIDVAKEAFCRQGFEATSMSEIASRVGGSKATLYNYFRSKEEIFIAVMESSATERIAEAFKILEENTNIRFTLVDFGMHYLKSIISPDIVAIRRMAINEAERSDIGRHFYENGPKKGWLLLNHYLQKQVGQNVLVPCDVWVCAMHLKALLESEVVEQHALGVIKEIDDTQLKNVVTRAVSVFLKAYQAQDKNNVE, from the coding sequence ATGCGGGTCAAAAGTGAAGCACGTCGGCAAGCCATCATCGATGTTGCTAAAGAAGCGTTTTGTCGACAGGGGTTTGAAGCTACGTCGATGTCAGAAATTGCCAGTCGGGTTGGTGGCTCGAAAGCCACGCTGTATAACTATTTCCGTTCCAAAGAAGAAATATTCATTGCTGTGATGGAGTCTTCCGCTACCGAACGAATTGCCGAAGCATTCAAAATACTGGAAGAAAATACCAACATCCGCTTCACCTTAGTGGACTTTGGTATGCACTATTTGAAGTCCATCATCTCGCCAGACATAGTGGCTATCCGACGGATGGCCATTAATGAAGCTGAACGTTCAGATATCGGTCGTCATTTCTATGAAAACGGGCCGAAAAAAGGCTGGTTACTGCTCAACCACTATCTGCAAAAACAAGTCGGGCAAAATGTACTGGTACCCTGTGATGTCTGGGTTTGCGCCATGCATTTAAAAGCACTGCTTGAATCAGAAGTTGTGGAACAACATGCATTGGGTGTTATAAAAGAAATAGACGATACGCAGCTAAAAAACGTGGTCACACGGGCTGTTTCTGTTTTTCTCAAAGCCTATCAGGCTCAGGATAAGAACAATGTAGAATAG
- a CDS encoding DHA2 family efflux MFS transporter permease subunit codes for MSHSPSIENFPQPLSGGKLALGAILLATANFLAILDTTIANVSVSNIAGSLGTSTSQGTYVITSYAVAEAISVPLTGWLASRFGSMRVFVTCLIMFGVFSALCGMATSMNMLVLFRVFLGFSGGPLMPLSQTLMMRIFPKEKKHAAIGIWSMTTLVAPIMGPILGGILCDQLSWPYIFFVKAPFAIVAGVLCWKLLQQFETKTAKSRMDIVGLVLLVVWVAALQIMLDEGKDHDWFASNRIVILGIVALIGFAAFLIWELTARNPVVDLKVFRHRGYATSMLTLSLGFGAFFGITVLTPLWLQIYMGYTATIAGYSTAMMGILAVFLAPAIANLATKMDPRPLVFMGVLWLGMWTLYRSNANMDMTFWQISLPMLFQGIGMPLFFVPLTGLALGCVLDREMESAAGLMNFIRTLSGAFATSMVNTSWENQTRYVHAELSGLTDQSGAATDAMTGSGMVVDQARGIMDWMLQGQSVMVATNKIFMAIAVLFTIAAFAIWLAPRPTKIVDTSAVH; via the coding sequence ATGAGCCATTCACCATCGATTGAAAATTTCCCGCAGCCGTTATCCGGTGGGAAATTAGCATTGGGGGCCATTTTATTGGCTACCGCTAATTTCCTGGCGATATTGGATACCACCATTGCTAACGTGTCGGTATCTAATATTGCCGGTAGTCTGGGCACTTCAACCAGTCAGGGTACCTATGTCATCACCTCATATGCGGTGGCTGAAGCGATCTCTGTACCGCTAACGGGCTGGCTGGCTTCGCGTTTTGGTTCCATGCGCGTGTTTGTCACTTGCCTGATCATGTTTGGTGTTTTTTCTGCCCTGTGTGGCATGGCAACCAGCATGAATATGCTGGTGTTATTCCGCGTCTTTCTGGGTTTTTCCGGTGGCCCGCTGATGCCATTGTCACAGACGCTGATGATGCGAATATTTCCGAAAGAGAAAAAACATGCCGCGATCGGGATCTGGAGTATGACCACGCTGGTGGCACCAATCATGGGGCCAATTCTGGGTGGTATTCTTTGTGATCAATTGAGCTGGCCTTACATCTTCTTTGTCAAAGCCCCGTTTGCCATTGTCGCCGGTGTGTTGTGCTGGAAATTGCTACAGCAATTTGAAACCAAAACCGCCAAATCACGTATGGATATCGTCGGGTTGGTATTGCTGGTGGTGTGGGTGGCCGCACTGCAAATCATGCTGGATGAAGGCAAGGATCATGACTGGTTTGCATCAAACCGCATTGTGATTTTAGGCATTGTGGCGCTGATTGGTTTTGCGGCATTTCTGATCTGGGAACTAACCGCGCGCAATCCGGTGGTGGATCTGAAAGTGTTCCGCCATCGTGGTTATGCAACCAGCATGTTAACGCTTTCGCTGGGCTTTGGTGCTTTCTTTGGTATTACCGTGTTAACGCCGCTTTGGTTACAGATCTACATGGGGTATACCGCCACTATTGCCGGTTACTCAACAGCAATGATGGGGATTCTGGCCGTTTTTTTAGCGCCAGCAATTGCCAATCTGGCAACCAAGATGGATCCGCGGCCACTGGTGTTTATGGGCGTGCTCTGGCTGGGTATGTGGACGCTCTATCGCAGCAACGCCAACATGGACATGACCTTCTGGCAAATCAGTTTGCCGATGTTATTCCAGGGGATCGGCATGCCGCTGTTTTTTGTTCCCCTGACCGGATTGGCATTGGGTTGTGTGCTTGATCGGGAAATGGAGTCGGCAGCCGGTTTGATGAATTTTATCCGAACCTTATCGGGAGCATTTGCTACTTCGATGGTAAACACTTCATGGGAAAATCAGACCCGTTATGTGCATGCTGAGTTATCGGGGTTAACCGATCAATCTGGTGCGGCGACCGATGCGATGACCGGATCAGGCATGGTGGTTGATCAAGCTCGTGGCATCATGGATTGGATGCTGCAAGGACAAAGCGTCATGGTTGCCACGAACAAAATTTTTATGGCTATCGCCGTGTTATTTACTATCGCCGCATTTGCTATCTGGCTGGCACCAAGGCCAACCAAAATAGTGGATACATCCGCCGTTCATTAG